In Aedes albopictus strain Foshan chromosome 3, AalbF5, whole genome shotgun sequence, the following are encoded in one genomic region:
- the LOC115262585 gene encoding uncharacterized protein LOC115262585 encodes MVVPIREPQDVFGNKKRIRIDTNKDNLHIIGNQNRILIKSNEGTLNVVGNLNNVKVMRNSGKINYIGNEGSIYLSNQSKSIKVNYTGNNARIRVCDHEQLSDRFR; translated from the coding sequence ATGGTCGTACCAATTCGGGAACCTCAGGATGTGTTCGGAAACAAGAAGCGCATCCGGATCGATACCAATAAGGACAACCTGCATATCATCGGCAATCAGAACAGGATATTGATCAAATCGAACGAAGGAACGCTGAACGTGGTTGGAAACCTGAACAATGTGAAAGTCATGCGAAACAGTGGCAAGATTAATTACATCGGCAACGAAGGGTCGATCTACTTGAGCAACCAGAGCAAGTCGATAAAAGTGAACTATACTGGAAATAACGCCAGGATCCGAGTGTGTGATCATGAACAACTGTCGGACAGATTCCGGTAA
- the LOC115262690 gene encoding uncharacterized protein LOC115262690 encodes MAPATRTEEIEQLKTMVEELKLQLATQNENDRDSELDELRSELTELRGQIAVGNKQGGDAFKLPDPFKFLSEFSGNKKELAAWLEEVDDLYNDFKVKNQSGGYSISSLYLRAIKNKIKGEARTLLCASGNPSTIDGIKKILVEHYGDEQDFITNLSTLFRLRKADRTHLRFFNEMKETSIRLKANLQSKPLTGLEIIEIITVTKYLDNIQEPLGSIIRNSKPRNLEEAYQAVLLNQNAEMRVKPQYSNQTYMGKHKSFKPHGANSSSQQHVQPNTSQPNPNKHSAYKKPAFQPKPRAEAHNNEVEEVNEPEPPVEVPTENDDLDYSDEELNFQTARGPKNKT; translated from the coding sequence ATGGCTCCCGCGACACGAACTGAAGAGATTGAGCAGCTCAAGACTATGGTCGAAGAGCTTAAGTTGCAACTCGCAACACAAAACGAAAACGATCGCGATTCTGAATTGGACGAGCTTCGGTCTGAATTGACCGAACTACGTGGCCAAATAGCGGTCGGAAATAAACAGGGCGGAGATGCGTTCAAGCTCCCCGATCCCTTCAAATTCTTGTCCGAATTCTCGGGCAATAAGAAAGAGCTCGCAGCTTGGCTCGAGGAGGTCGATGACCTCTATAATGACTTTAAAGTCAAGAATCAAAGTGGGGGGTACTCCATTTCCAGCCTTTACCTAAGGGCtataaaaaacaaaatcaaagggGAAGCACGCACACTTCTGTGTGCTAGTGGCAACCCCAGCACAATCGACGGTATCAAAAAGATACTCGTTGAACATTATGGTGACGAGCAAGACTTCATCACAAACCTATCGACTCTATTCCGCTTGCGGAAAGCTGATAGAACACACCTCCGATTCTTTAATGAGATGAAGGAAACAAGCATCAGATTGAAAGCAAACCTTCAATCAAAACCGCTCACCGGCCTCGAGATAATTGAAATTATCACGGTGACAAAATACCTGGATAACATCCAGGAACCATTGGGCTCCATTATCAGGAACTCGAAACCGCGAAATTTAGAGGAAGCATACCAAGCGGTATTGCTCAACCAAAATGCGGAGATGCGTGTCAAGCCCCAATATTCCAACCAAACTTACATGGGCAAACATAAATCATTTAAGCCACATGGTGCAAACTCGAGCAGTCAGCAACATGTGCAACCCAACACCTCGCAACCTAATCCGAATAAACATTCGGCGTATAAAAAACCTGCCTTCCAGCCAAAGCCACGTGCTGAGGCCCACAATAACGAGGTGGAGGAGGTAAACGAACCAGAGCCTCCGGTAGAAGTTCCTACGGAGAATGATGACCTTGATTATTCTGACGAAGAACTAAATTTTCAGACTGCCAGGGGACCGAAGAACAAAACGTAA